CTCAATTCCCTGCTGATTCTTTCCATAGCCATTGCAGCCTGATCAAAAAGACTTTTTTGTTTTTCCATCATGGAATAAGTATGAACAGCCGTCGAAATAAAACTAAAGCCGAAAACGCTTAAGACGCCAAGCACGATAATAACTATTATTATTTCTATAAGGGTGAAGCCTTTATTGTTTGCTATTTTAAACATTATCAATCACTTATTCCGCCGGGTTATCGTTCTTTCGCTTGGTTGCTAAAGTGTAATAAACATATTCAGTATTATAAGGATCTTTTACTTTTACAGTTATCTTTATATAACCGACGCCTAAGCCCGAAGAATCGAGGTTGGAATCAACATATTCTGTATCCCAGTACCATTGATAGCCAGAAAAGCCAGCTACAGCCACATAAGCACTGGAAGGCATGTTGGTTGTGATGGTGGGATAATCATCTTTAGTTATTTCTTCCAACTTTTGCTGAGCCAAAAAATTAGCTGTAATCGCTTTTTCCGGCTTTGTGCTGTCTTTCAGAAGAGTTAAAACCGGACTGATAATTACAGGCATAACCACTGCCGCCACAACGATAAAGACGATCATTTCTATAAGGGTTATCCCTTTTTGATTTTTCATTGAGTAACTAATTTTACTCGACCCTTCCAGTGTATCGCAATACCTTCAGTGTCTTTGATGCACTTCCGGTTGTTATTGTAATTGAATCGTCCTGTGTTGCGGTCGGTTCTCCGAGAGAATTAAATGAAATTGAAGCCGGATAAGCGCTGAGACTAATTCCTCCTTTGAAGATATCAGCGAACCTCCTGGTTTTATTACCTTCTCCTATCACCGGGAATTCGTATTCAGTTGAACTGAATGTGAGAGTTTTACTTGCATGCTTGGCCATCGCCAAAGCCTGGACAGATCGAATATCCGATCTTATCATAGCTGCTGCTGTTTCAAGTGAGATTGCCGTGGCAGGATATTTTTGTATGGCAACAAAGGCCAGGATACCGATGATAACGATAACCATAATAAGCTCGATTAAGGTAAATCCGCCTTCATTTCGCATAATTTCTATTTGCCACAAGCACTAATCGATGTCAATATTATACAACATCAGGGGTCAGGGATAAAGGTCTGGTTGACCCTGTTGAATAACTCTGATAGTAGTTAAATAGTCGAGTCCTTGAGTCGTAAGGGTGATTGAACCACTCGACCAATCAACCACTTGACCACTCGACCAATTGTGAGCGAAGCGAACCAAGTAATGAAATTATCTATTATCATACCTGCTTATAATGAGCGTTATACCATCAGAGAGTGTGTAAAAAGAGTATTAAACGCAGAGCTGCCTGAAAATATGACACGGGAGCTGATAATAGTTGATGATTGTTCAGATGATGGGACCTGGGAAATAATTAGGGATTCGGTAAAACCGCATGATAATATAAAAATAATAAGACAGAAAACAAATCAGGGAAAGGGCGCTGCCATAAAAAAAGCTGTTGATGAAGTATCCGGTGATATCGTTATTATTCAGGATGCCGACCTTGAGTACCATCCGGATAATTATTATAAGCTGATAAAACCTGTCTTAAACGGCGACGCCGATGTAGTTTACGGCTCTCGTTTCGGTTTCTCTGAAATAAGGCGTGTGCTCTACTTTAAACATTCCTTAGGAAATAAATTCTTAACCTTCTTGTCGAACTGTTTTACTGACTTGAATTTAACCGATGTGGAAACATGCTATAAAGTTTTCAGGGCATCAATATTAAAGAGTTTGCCGCTCAGGTCAAAAAGGTTTGGCTTTGAGCCGGAAATTACGGCAAAGATCGCAAAAAGAAATCTGAGAATTTTTGAAGTACCTGTTTCCTATTTCGGGCGGACTTACCGTGAGGGGAAGAAGATTACCTGGAGAGACGGTCTTGCCGCAATATGGGTTATATTAAAATTCTGGCTTATTGATGACCTTTATAAGGATGAAGATAAAAACATCCTTCTTGCAATGTCCAATACCCATCATTTTAACAAATGGCTTGCTTCAAGTTTGAGGCCTTATTTGGGAAACAACGTATTGGAGGTCGGGGCAGGTATTGGAACCATGACGCAAGAATTTTTGCCAAGAGATCACTATACTTGTCTGGAAATAGACCCTCTGCATATAATTAATCTTAAAAATATGTTTATGAACAAACCCGATGTCGATGTATTTAACTTAAATATTGAAGACATAAAAGCAATAAGAAGCCTAAGCAGATCATACGATACAATATTGTGCCTTAATGTATTAGAGCATTTGCAAGATGATTGTGAGGCGCTAAAAAATATGAATGAATTGCTTGTCGAGGGGGGCAGGCTTTTATTGGTTGTCCCAAATTGTCCAAAACTATACAATTCGCTTGACATGGCGCTTGGACACATAAAGAGATATAAAATAAAGGATATAGAAAATTTATTGACAAGTTCCGGTTATAAAATCGAGTACTTAAAATCTTTTAACAGGGTTGGTATCCTTGGCTGGTTTTTAAATGGAACTTTACTTAAAAGAACTCATTTCAGTAAAATACAGCTAAAAATTTATGATTGGTTTGTGTGGTTTTGGAAATTAATAGATCCTGTTCTGCCCTGGCCCGGGCAGTCGATTATAGCTGTTGGGAAAAAGAATCCCAATCAAAATCGTCACAACAATTCCTGCTAACGTAATGATCCCGCCCAGAATGATGCTCAAAGGCTTGTATGCAAAGATGACCCTGTGATTTCCAGGGTTAAGGGGCACAGCCCGAAAGGCGTAGTTAGCCTTGTATATCGTACCCTCATTCCCATCTATATAGACCTTCCAGCCAGGATAATAGGTCTCGCTCATAAACAGCATTTTCGGCTTGGTCAAGGAAACCGCCAGTTCTATTTTATTGGGTTTATAATCTGTTATTATGACGTTTTCATTTTCAACCCAGGCCCTATCGCCCCGGAGGGTGGAGAGGGGGGGGTATGGGTCCTTATCCAAAAGGACCAATTTACGCGGATCAAAGGCTTTGCTTGCTAATGTATCCCTGCAATCTTTTTCTGAATTAACCACCTTGTATTCTTCAACTAAAAAAGCCCTTGGGAGAACATTTAAGTTTTTGTAAATCCTCAAAGAGCTTTCAGGATCATCTTTATCTCCGATAATCTTGGCCAGCTCAAATTCCTTTGAGTCTATCTCAAACTTGGAAATTAGATACTTGACGTTTAATAAACTTAAAAGGTTGTTGGTGTCAGGCTGAGGCGAACTCACTAACAACGACATAACTTTATCATAATCTCCAAGACGTATTACCTCAGCCCCGACTATACTGTAAAGACCATGTTCAATATTTAAGCCCGGCAAAACCTTCTCTTTGGTCACCTTGATCTGATCGGAAAAAATGTCTGAATATTTCATCGTCTCTTTTTCTGTCTTTGGGCTCGTGAATATTCGGAAAAGAGAAGGGTCATTTTTTAAAAACCTCATGCTTTCGGAAGGCTCGTGGAAGGTTTTTGAATCATATTTCTGGTAGTATCCTTTATTGGCGAAAAAAAGATCAAGAGTTAATAAAGAAAGGAGAGCAAGAGAAAAGAGCATTCTCCTCTTTGGATACCTCCAGCCAAAGACTAAGATCGGCCCGAATAATAAACAGAAGAGCAAAAACCTTTTCATATTATGCAGATTTATCTGTGGATAGTTATAATCGGGCGGGGCAAACCCGTTGGCTTGCAGAAATTCTTGAATTTGGATTCCATAAAAATTTAGTATGCCCCATATAAAGGCAGCCAGCACGCTGAAAACAAGAAAAGAGCGGATAATTCTTTTGGTTTCTTTGTTTCTGTCAACAATCTGTTTGCAAAGACCGTCAAACCCTGTCCCTGCCATTATGGAAACAAGAAAGGTGAATATAAATAGAAACTTAACCGGATAACGGATGCTGCTTAAAAAGGGAAAATAGTTATACAGAAACTTGTAAATCGGAGTATTGCCACCAAAAGAAAGTGTGAGAGAGCCTAATATTATAATTAAAAAAGGAATAGCTTTTCTTCTCTTTTCTATAATAAAGAAAATAGAAAGCGCAAATGGAATAATGCCAAGATATATTGTCTTTAACCAGCTCTGATTACCCCAGTATTTTTCCATGGAAGAGCCGTACCCATAAGGATCAGGAAGAAAAAACTGCAGCAGATCTTGAAAATCCAGAGACCATGTGATTGCCTCCTGATAACTCAAGCCACCTGAGCGGATGGACTTAAATAGAAGCTCCAGGAAAGGGAGCAATTGAACAGCGGAGAGCAATAAAAAAAGGATTAAAACCAGCCCAAAGGAAAAAACTCTTTTTTTGAGAGGCGGCGGTGTTATCCCAATGCCGAAAGGGTCTGGAAAAAACAGAAGGATAAAGATCAAGATAAAGGTGCCATATAATATCTCCACTGCCCCGCCAAAAAACATCATTGCCAAACAAACCGAAGTAAAGACCAAAGCTCTTAATGATCCTTTTATCAGGTAATTGTGATAACAAAGGAGAATTAGAGGAAGCCATGTTACGGAAAGGAGATGCG
The window above is part of the Anaerolineae bacterium genome. Proteins encoded here:
- a CDS encoding prepilin-type N-terminal cleavage/methylation domain-containing protein, whose protein sequence is MFKIANNKGFTLIEIIIVIIVLGVLSVFGFSFISTAVHTYSMMEKQKSLFDQAAMAMERISREL
- a CDS encoding prepilin-type N-terminal cleavage/methylation domain-containing protein, producing the protein MKNQKGITLIEMIVFIVVAAVVMPVIISPVLTLLKDSTKPEKAITANFLAQQKLEEITKDDYPTITTNMPSSAYVAVAGFSGYQWYWDTEYVDSNLDSSGLGVGYIKITVKVKDPYNTEYVYYTLATKRKNDNPAE
- a CDS encoding type II secretion system protein, with translation MRNEGGFTLIELIMVIVIIGILAFVAIQKYPATAISLETAAAMIRSDIRSVQALAMAKHASKTLTFSSTEYEFPVIGEGNKTRRFADIFKGGISLSAYPASISFNSLGEPTATQDDSITITTGSASKTLKVLRYTGRVE
- a CDS encoding glycosyltransferase: MKLSIIIPAYNERYTIRECVKRVLNAELPENMTRELIIVDDCSDDGTWEIIRDSVKPHDNIKIIRQKTNQGKGAAIKKAVDEVSGDIVIIQDADLEYHPDNYYKLIKPVLNGDADVVYGSRFGFSEIRRVLYFKHSLGNKFLTFLSNCFTDLNLTDVETCYKVFRASILKSLPLRSKRFGFEPEITAKIAKRNLRIFEVPVSYFGRTYREGKKITWRDGLAAIWVILKFWLIDDLYKDEDKNILLAMSNTHHFNKWLASSLRPYLGNNVLEVGAGIGTMTQEFLPRDHYTCLEIDPLHIINLKNMFMNKPDVDVFNLNIEDIKAIRSLSRSYDTILCLNVLEHLQDDCEALKNMNELLVEGGRLLLVVPNCPKLYNSLDMALGHIKRYKIKDIENLLTSSGYKIEYLKSFNRVGILGWFLNGTLLKRTHFSKIQLKIYDWFVWFWKLIDPVLPWPGQSIIAVGKKNPNQNRHNNSC
- a CDS encoding YfhO family protein produces the protein MNIAKKLLVPSLFCVVCLIYFHDILTSRFLFTERDLSIFFLPPRACWVDMIRDAQIPLWNPYFYCGQPLLASLQPGVLYPLNLLLLLSFDSGFNLIIIIHYFLAGVFTYFFIKTLKGSDIGALIGALTFMLSGYLLSVHNLLTHLLSVTWLPLILLCYHNYLIKGSLRALVFTSVCLAMMFFGGAVEILYGTFILIFILLFFPDPFGIGITPPPLKKRVFSFGLVLILFLLLSAVQLLPFLELLFKSIRSGGLSYQEAITWSLDFQDLLQFFLPDPYGYGSSMEKYWGNQSWLKTIYLGIIPFALSIFFIIEKRRKAIPFLIIILGSLTLSFGGNTPIYKFLYNYFPFLSSIRYPVKFLFIFTFLVSIMAGTGFDGLCKQIVDRNKETKRIIRSFLVFSVLAAFIWGILNFYGIQIQEFLQANGFAPPDYNYPQINLHNMKRFLLFCLLFGPILVFGWRYPKRRMLFSLALLSLLTLDLFFANKGYYQKYDSKTFHEPSESMRFLKNDPSLFRIFTSPKTEKETMKYSDIFSDQIKVTKEKVLPGLNIEHGLYSIVGAEVIRLGDYDKVMSLLVSSPQPDTNNLLSLLNVKYLISKFEIDSKEFELAKIIGDKDDPESSLRIYKNLNVLPRAFLVEEYKVVNSEKDCRDTLASKAFDPRKLVLLDKDPYPPLSTLRGDRAWVENENVIITDYKPNKIELAVSLTKPKMLFMSETYYPGWKVYIDGNEGTIYKANYAFRAVPLNPGNHRVIFAYKPLSIILGGIITLAGIVVTILIGILFPNSYNRLPGPGQNRIY